In one Vibrio sp. YMD68 genomic region, the following are encoded:
- a CDS encoding DMT family transporter has product MSTGLITFIAMVAFAANSLLCRFALAQFAIDPGSFTVLRLLSGMFTLLFIHLMSRKLVNREVESKNLENREPGIKPHSGQEETLFSSGKESVKAILFGGLALFIYAIGFSYAYVELAAGTGALLLFGAVQLTMIAFHLSQGNSLNRYESGGLLIAILGFVFLMLPSASAPDLKSALLMVLAGISWAVLTLLGKRKVGASPRVSMTQSFLGAAVLTLILTPWMLNIEQISLQGALWALLSGIFASGIGYVIWYLALTSLSVLQASVAQLSVPIIALVAGAILLGELLSITVMVTSVMILGGIALIFWGKKADKKGTH; this is encoded by the coding sequence TTGTCAACGGGTCTCATTACATTCATCGCCATGGTTGCATTTGCAGCGAACTCATTGCTCTGCCGTTTTGCACTGGCGCAATTTGCGATCGATCCGGGCTCCTTTACCGTGCTGCGCCTCTTGTCTGGTATGTTCACGCTACTGTTTATACACCTGATGAGCCGTAAGCTTGTGAATAGAGAAGTTGAGAGCAAAAACCTCGAGAACAGAGAACCGGGCATTAAGCCCCATTCTGGCCAAGAGGAAACGTTATTTTCATCTGGAAAAGAGAGTGTTAAGGCAATACTGTTCGGCGGTTTGGCCCTGTTTATTTACGCGATTGGCTTTTCTTATGCTTATGTCGAGTTAGCCGCAGGAACAGGGGCGTTGCTTCTTTTTGGTGCCGTTCAGCTGACTATGATCGCCTTTCATTTGTCTCAAGGCAACTCACTTAACCGTTATGAATCGGGCGGTTTATTGATCGCGATTCTTGGTTTTGTCTTTCTCATGCTGCCATCGGCATCAGCACCAGATTTGAAGTCTGCGCTGTTGATGGTTTTGGCGGGCATCAGTTGGGCTGTGCTCACGTTATTAGGAAAACGTAAAGTCGGTGCTTCTCCAAGGGTGAGCATGACACAGAGTTTTTTAGGCGCGGCTGTACTCACTTTAATACTCACCCCTTGGATGTTAAATATTGAACAAATATCGCTGCAAGGTGCTCTTTGGGCACTGCTGTCTGGGATTTTTGCATCGGGCATTGGTTATGTGATTTGGTATTTGGCCCTAACCAGCTTGTCCGTCTTACAGGCTTCTGTTGCTCAGTTATCGGTGCCGATCATAGCGTTAGTCGCAGGTGCAATATTACTTGGGGAGTTGCTGTCGATCACTGTGATGGTCACCAGCGTGATGATACTTGGGGGGATTGCATTGATATTTTGGGGTAAAAAGGCAGATAAAAAAGGAACACACTAA
- the pyrC gene encoding dihydroorotase — MTTITITRPDDWHVHLRDGDVLADTVRDISRYNGRALIMPNTVPPVTNTELAIAYRDRILAQNHSERFEPLMALYLTDNTTPDEIRKAKASGAVVAAKLYPAGATTNSDSGVTSAKNIYPVFEAMQEVGMLLLIHGEVTTHDVDIFDREKEFLDTVLAPIVNDFPNLKIVLEHITTADAANFVNNANDNVAATITAHHLLYNRNHMLVGGIKPHFYCLPILKRGTHQQALIEAATSGSKKFFIGTDSAPHTKENKEAACGCAGSYTAHAAVELYAEVFELEGKIENLEAFTSHNGPDFYGQPRNSDTITLVKESWPVAETMPFGQNTVVPIRAGENIEWKVK, encoded by the coding sequence ATGACAACAATTACTATCACTCGTCCTGACGACTGGCACGTTCATCTTCGCGATGGCGACGTTCTTGCCGACACGGTTCGCGATATCAGCCGCTACAACGGCCGTGCTCTAATTATGCCGAATACTGTCCCACCTGTGACCAATACGGAACTGGCTATTGCTTATCGCGACCGCATTCTAGCTCAAAATCACAGTGAGCGATTTGAACCACTGATGGCGCTTTACCTGACAGACAACACAACCCCTGATGAAATTCGTAAAGCGAAAGCCTCAGGCGCGGTCGTTGCTGCTAAGCTTTACCCTGCCGGAGCAACCACGAACTCAGATTCAGGGGTGACATCGGCAAAAAATATCTACCCTGTTTTCGAAGCAATGCAAGAAGTCGGTATGTTGTTGTTGATTCACGGCGAAGTGACCACTCACGATGTGGATATTTTTGACCGTGAAAAAGAGTTCCTAGACACGGTATTAGCGCCTATTGTCAACGATTTTCCTAACCTTAAAATCGTTCTAGAGCACATCACAACCGCTGACGCCGCAAACTTTGTAAACAATGCCAACGACAACGTTGCGGCAACCATTACCGCGCACCACCTTCTTTATAACCGTAATCACATGCTAGTTGGTGGTATCAAACCACACTTTTACTGCTTACCTATTTTGAAGCGTGGCACTCATCAACAAGCGTTGATTGAAGCGGCTACAAGCGGTAGCAAAAAATTCTTCATCGGTACCGATTCAGCGCCACACACTAAAGAAAACAAAGAAGCAGCCTGCGGTTGTGCCGGATCTTATACTGCCCATGCTGCGGTTGAGCTTTACGCTGAAGTGTTTGAATTAGAAGGTAAGATTGAAAACCTTGAAGCATTCACCAGCCATAACGGTCCAGATTTCTATGGGCAACCACGCAACAGTGATACGATCACTTTAGTGAAAGAATCATGGCCAGTCGCTGAAACGATGCCATTTGGTCAAAATACCGTGGTGCCAATTCGAGCGGGTGAAAACATTGAGTGGAAGGTAAAATAG
- a CDS encoding YcbX family protein, with amino-acid sequence MSLAHLSQINVYPVKSVGGVTLSSAWVELQGLSFDRRFMLALADGSMVTARKHPQMVKVKASLLPHGFVFTAEGKDPLKISYAEFKKQETPATVWKDNFTAYTTTDKANDWFSDIIGQHVELLYCGEQSNRVRKKIGHNVSFADGYPVLLISQASLDELNRRSSEVHSMTQFRTNLVVSGTEPFAEDCWKTIRIGEVVFDIVKPCERCILTTVDTKKGTFRTSKEPLKTLMTFRADEQGGVFFGQNLVARNEGVITASDRVEVLEYQERQDYADRAPAKREKVADELDLDDEFDLDDELFQEEVPKFKSLTLTVNGKSFVGNNQQTLLEQAEDAGLKIASKCRVGLCGACKVTIESGKVDHADVPVLKLSKGLDNIAFACSCVPQTHCEITS; translated from the coding sequence ATGTCACTTGCTCATCTTTCTCAAATTAACGTTTATCCCGTCAAATCTGTAGGGGGAGTCACCCTATCAAGTGCTTGGGTCGAGTTACAAGGGCTCAGTTTTGACCGTCGTTTTATGCTTGCCCTGGCTGATGGAAGCATGGTTACGGCAAGAAAACACCCTCAAATGGTGAAAGTCAAAGCCAGCTTATTGCCGCACGGGTTTGTCTTTACCGCAGAGGGTAAAGATCCACTAAAAATCAGTTATGCGGAGTTTAAAAAGCAAGAAACACCAGCAACGGTTTGGAAAGACAACTTCACCGCGTACACCACCACCGATAAAGCGAACGATTGGTTTAGTGACATTATTGGGCAACATGTCGAGCTGCTATATTGTGGTGAGCAGTCTAACCGTGTTCGTAAAAAGATAGGACACAACGTGAGCTTTGCGGATGGGTATCCGGTGTTATTGATCAGTCAAGCGTCTTTAGATGAGTTAAATAGGCGCAGTTCTGAAGTGCATTCAATGACTCAATTTCGTACCAATCTAGTTGTTAGCGGGACGGAACCTTTCGCGGAAGATTGTTGGAAAACGATACGCATCGGCGAGGTGGTTTTTGATATTGTTAAGCCTTGTGAGCGTTGTATTTTAACTACGGTAGACACTAAAAAAGGCACATTCAGAACCTCTAAAGAGCCTCTGAAAACGCTCATGACCTTTAGGGCCGATGAACAAGGTGGTGTCTTCTTTGGTCAAAATTTGGTCGCAAGAAACGAAGGTGTGATCACCGCTAGCGACCGTGTTGAAGTATTAGAATACCAGGAGCGCCAAGACTATGCGGATAGAGCGCCAGCGAAGCGAGAAAAGGTTGCAGATGAACTCGATCTCGATGATGAATTCGATCTCGATGATGAGCTATTTCAAGAGGAAGTGCCTAAATTCAAGTCGTTAACATTGACGGTCAATGGAAAGAGTTTTGTTGGCAACAACCAGCAAACATTACTTGAGCAAGCAGAAGACGCCGGCTTAAAGATAGCCAGCAAATGTCGCGTGGGTCTATGTGGTGCGTGTAAAGTCACTATCGAGTCGGGTAAAGTCGATCACGCCGATGTACCCGTATTAAAGCTGAGTAAAGGCCTGGATAATATTGCATTTGCGTGTTCTTGCGTACCACAAACCCATTGTGAGATTACCAGTTAA
- a CDS encoding Dabb family protein, translating to MIRHILLIKFKDSSPCSEIEKLKGLFASMPEKVEGVVSVEWGINDSPEDKNKGYTHSVMMTFADEAGRQNYLPHPEHEALKQVFRPLLEDIVVFDYTL from the coding sequence ATGATTAGACACATCTTGCTGATTAAATTTAAAGATTCATCGCCATGTTCAGAAATCGAAAAACTTAAGGGCTTGTTTGCATCGATGCCTGAAAAAGTAGAGGGTGTCGTATCTGTAGAATGGGGTATTAACGATAGCCCCGAAGACAAGAATAAGGGTTATACTCATTCAGTGATGATGACGTTTGCTGATGAAGCGGGGCGTCAAAACTACCTTCCACATCCCGAGCATGAAGCTCTGAAGCAAGTGTTTAGGCCGTTGTTAGAAGATATTGTTGTTTTTGATTACACGTTATAA
- a CDS encoding LysE family transporter: protein MDLIQGLILISSIHLLAAASPGPDFVLVSQQTLSNGKKAGLMCSIGIALGLSIHITYSAFGLATVIANSSNALWAIKILGGGYLIYLGINGLKAKATNSMEVDATPPATYSARKSIGVGFLCNALNPKAPIYFVSLFTVVLSPDMPAYQIAIYGAWIMMIQFAWFSLLVGILSRPAINRRFKQYGHWIDRVLGGAMVALGIKVIATRSS from the coding sequence ATGGATCTTATACAAGGCTTGATTTTGATTTCATCGATTCACTTGCTAGCAGCAGCATCGCCTGGGCCAGATTTTGTACTCGTTTCACAACAAACATTATCAAATGGCAAAAAAGCAGGGTTGATGTGCAGCATTGGTATAGCATTAGGCCTGTCTATTCATATTACGTATTCTGCTTTTGGCTTAGCAACGGTAATTGCGAATTCATCCAATGCGCTTTGGGCCATTAAAATACTGGGTGGAGGTTATCTAATTTATCTTGGTATTAACGGGCTTAAAGCAAAAGCAACGAATTCGATGGAAGTGGATGCCACTCCCCCTGCCACTTATTCAGCAAGGAAAAGTATTGGTGTTGGTTTTCTGTGTAACGCCTTAAACCCGAAAGCGCCCATCTACTTTGTTTCGCTATTTACTGTCGTGCTCTCTCCGGATATGCCTGCCTACCAAATCGCTATTTATGGTGCGTGGATCATGATGATTCAATTTGCCTGGTTTTCCTTGCTAGTGGGTATTCTCTCAAGACCTGCTATTAACCGCCGCTTTAAACAGTATGGGCATTGGATCGACCGTGTTTTAGGTGGTGCAATGGTCGCGTTAGGCATTAAGGTTATCGCGACACGTTCAAGTTAA
- a CDS encoding DMT family transporter, translating to MVYLLPLLTVLIWGGNSIINKMAATAIEPSAMSFYRWFFAMLLMTPFCLPAVVRQWDTIKPYLPKLALLSLLGMVLNQSLGYYAGLTTTASNMSLIISLVPLISVFISVPLLGKSISMISIVGGIISLAGLTFMLGHGDIGFFLHQDITQGDGLMIIAAVIYATYCVLLKRWKMPFRSATLIYCQGIFAVMMLTPLWLTSEQLLPTQESLPLIAYAAIAASILAPWMWIKSIDIIGADSSAMFMNLMPVISVGLATWLLNENIHSYHLVGGLMVISGVILSQVKRRNKSIAVSGPAVP from the coding sequence ATGGTGTACTTACTTCCACTTTTAACTGTGTTGATCTGGGGCGGCAACTCTATTATCAACAAGATGGCCGCCACCGCCATTGAACCCAGTGCCATGAGCTTTTATCGTTGGTTCTTCGCCATGCTTTTAATGACACCTTTTTGCTTGCCAGCCGTCGTCCGTCAGTGGGATACCATCAAGCCCTATCTCCCAAAACTAGCATTGTTATCACTACTCGGGATGGTGCTCAATCAATCGCTCGGCTACTACGCAGGACTAACGACTACGGCGTCAAACATGTCGTTGATTATCTCATTGGTCCCACTGATTTCTGTCTTTATCAGTGTTCCATTGCTTGGTAAATCCATCTCAATGATCAGTATTGTCGGCGGGATTATCTCGCTAGCGGGGCTCACTTTTATGTTAGGCCATGGCGATATCGGGTTTTTCTTGCATCAGGATATTACCCAAGGGGATGGGTTGATGATCATTGCCGCCGTCATTTACGCCACTTATTGTGTTCTGCTTAAGCGTTGGAAAATGCCTTTTCGCAGCGCAACACTAATATATTGTCAGGGGATCTTTGCCGTCATGATGTTAACGCCACTTTGGCTAACCAGTGAACAATTGCTGCCTACACAGGAATCTTTACCGTTGATCGCTTATGCCGCAATCGCAGCGTCTATTTTGGCCCCATGGATGTGGATAAAGTCCATTGACATCATTGGTGCAGATTCAAGTGCCATGTTCATGAATTTAATGCCGGTCATTTCAGTGGGCCTGGCCACCTGGCTTCTTAATGAAAATATTCACAGCTACCACTTAGTCGGAGGGCTAATGGTGATTTCAGGGGTCATCCTTTCTCAGGTTAAAAGGCGTAACAAATCTATTGCCGTGAGTGGCCCTGCCGTACCCTAA
- a CDS encoding helix-turn-helix transcriptional regulator: MKKTARILHQSLSIVRAPSDVFMNFEAFLSNTETRVHSHPWGQVQLISGGILEMEAEGTRFLAPPHLAIWVPAGAEHCSYNRKPLEYCSLNVAHELTDGFPKSTSLIKVTPIVSSIIDDFRQRSVNVAESEQDKRLIQVLLDQLATEETERHFLPTSTNKYLSTILDSVEHNPTDTTSLGQWAERVHTTERTLARHCQSELGMSFTEWRLRVRYLYSMDLLRKGHSVKEVALTLGYNQASPYISMFKKYSGQTPEQYKNRLLAL, translated from the coding sequence TTGAAAAAAACAGCTCGAATACTTCATCAATCCTTATCTATTGTTCGGGCACCATCCGATGTGTTTATGAATTTTGAAGCGTTTCTGTCTAACACAGAAACACGCGTTCATAGCCACCCATGGGGGCAGGTACAATTGATCAGTGGAGGTATTTTAGAAATGGAAGCGGAAGGCACTCGTTTTCTAGCTCCGCCTCATCTTGCTATTTGGGTGCCTGCCGGGGCCGAGCACTGCAGCTATAATCGAAAACCACTGGAATATTGTTCGTTAAATGTCGCGCATGAACTGACCGATGGCTTTCCAAAATCCACCAGCTTGATCAAAGTAACGCCCATCGTGTCCTCGATCATCGATGATTTTCGCCAACGTAGCGTTAACGTTGCAGAGTCTGAGCAAGACAAACGACTGATTCAAGTTCTACTCGATCAACTGGCTACTGAAGAAACGGAACGGCATTTCTTACCCACCTCAACGAATAAGTACTTATCGACTATTTTAGATTCTGTTGAACACAACCCAACCGATACTACCTCGCTAGGGCAATGGGCGGAAAGAGTGCATACCACAGAGCGAACGTTGGCTCGCCATTGCCAATCTGAGCTTGGGATGAGTTTTACAGAATGGCGCCTAAGGGTGAGGTATTTGTATTCAATGGACCTGTTGAGAAAAGGGCATTCCGTTAAAGAAGTCGCACTAACACTAGGTTACAACCAAGCCAGCCCTTACATATCAATGTTTAAGAAATACTCGGGCCAGACCCCTGAACAGTACAAAAATCGATTGCTCGCTCTTTAA
- a CDS encoding DMT family transporter encodes MSFGWIAFTLLAAFSQSWRNAFQSKLSGTMSVAGVTLARFIWAGPIALLYLCALYQWQPVSAPNLSGEFVFYIIAAAIMQIIATGLMVMLFKLENYAIGAGLAKCEAPVSAVLSVLFFGTALTMTGWVGVLIGTLGVLIMSSSSGWRSLSPKVFFLGMTCSTAFALTSLWVREASLSIGLPFPHSAAWVLFLVITLQTVIICTFLFFRERDTLRQMFKKSKLVVMTSLASVIGSLGWFSAMSLQAVPYVKTLGQIEVVFMILISYFWLGQSIARKDITALILISVAAVLVMWQ; translated from the coding sequence ATGTCATTTGGTTGGATAGCTTTTACTCTTCTTGCAGCCTTCAGCCAATCTTGGCGCAACGCATTTCAAAGTAAACTAAGTGGCACAATGAGTGTGGCCGGTGTGACGCTGGCTCGTTTTATTTGGGCTGGCCCGATCGCGCTTCTTTACCTCTGTGCGCTCTATCAATGGCAGCCTGTATCCGCACCTAACTTATCGGGTGAGTTTGTTTTCTACATTATTGCCGCTGCCATTATGCAGATCATCGCGACCGGCTTAATGGTCATGCTCTTTAAGCTAGAAAATTATGCGATAGGCGCTGGGCTTGCCAAGTGTGAAGCCCCCGTTTCTGCTGTGCTTTCTGTGCTGTTTTTTGGTACCGCTTTGACGATGACAGGCTGGGTGGGTGTTCTTATTGGCACGTTAGGCGTGCTCATAATGAGTAGCTCTTCTGGCTGGCGGAGCTTATCTCCTAAGGTCTTTTTCTTAGGTATGACTTGCAGCACCGCATTTGCTTTAACATCGCTTTGGGTACGTGAAGCAAGCTTGAGTATAGGACTGCCCTTCCCTCATAGCGCGGCTTGGGTGCTATTTCTAGTTATTACACTTCAGACAGTGATTATCTGTACGTTTCTTTTCTTTAGAGAGCGAGACACGTTAAGACAGATGTTCAAGAAATCAAAGTTGGTGGTGATGACGAGCCTAGCGAGTGTTATTGGCTCTCTTGGGTGGTTTAGTGCGATGTCACTTCAAGCGGTGCCTTACGTTAAGACGCTAGGGCAGATCGAGGTGGTCTTTATGATTCTGATATCCTACTTCTGGTTAGGGCAAAGCATTGCTCGCAAAGATATCACAGCACTCATCTTGATTTCTGTCGCTGCGGTCCTAGTAATGTGGCAGTAA
- a CDS encoding MFS transporter has protein sequence MTLKEILKIDNVRYFLMFRSSYFARFYYPVFTLLYLDYGLTLSQFAMLNVVWAGTIVLAEVPSGAFADTLGRKKLVVLSSIVMFIEIAMIAAVPTGNPNLVFIVFLINRILSGLAMALASGADEALAYDTLKEQGKEELWPRVLQIQLRVASSVGIFVTLVGAAMYDVNFMASVFHILGLAEPESTQDLMRIPVYATLFVAMIAIYSAINMREEKKTLPTDQTKLATTIASLKLTANTAKWVFATPYVLFILLYYSLFEHTSRMFLTMNSQYYLAINIPIIYFGFIGAGISLLKIILAGQSRQLAESMPPKSFIVVMGLATMATYYWISLGWSIYGVIPALVLIFIIMTMNIFISYHLNKKTESHNRATVLSFKGLMFNLGYGSIGILYAYYYKLVSQNYTTQEIEQNLDFLASLSSFFYYFTLLFVSISALFYFKNRKTTIF, from the coding sequence ATGACGCTCAAAGAGATCCTTAAAATAGATAATGTCCGCTACTTCTTAATGTTTCGAAGCAGTTACTTTGCGCGTTTTTATTACCCAGTGTTCACCTTACTCTATTTGGATTACGGTTTAACTCTATCTCAATTTGCCATGCTTAACGTGGTTTGGGCTGGCACCATTGTTCTTGCTGAAGTCCCATCAGGCGCATTTGCCGACACCTTAGGGCGAAAAAAGCTCGTGGTGCTATCGTCCATTGTCATGTTTATTGAAATAGCCATGATCGCCGCTGTGCCTACTGGTAACCCAAACTTGGTATTCATCGTGTTTTTGATCAACCGAATATTAAGTGGATTAGCGATGGCGTTAGCAAGCGGTGCGGATGAAGCGTTAGCTTATGACACCTTAAAAGAGCAAGGAAAAGAAGAGTTGTGGCCGCGAGTCTTGCAAATCCAACTTCGCGTTGCTTCAAGTGTGGGTATCTTTGTCACGCTAGTAGGAGCCGCTATGTACGATGTAAACTTTATGGCTAGCGTTTTTCATATTCTCGGATTAGCAGAACCAGAAAGCACCCAAGACCTGATGCGCATTCCCGTTTATGCCACCTTATTCGTCGCGATGATCGCTATTTATTCAGCTATAAACATGCGGGAAGAGAAAAAAACACTGCCAACCGATCAAACCAAATTGGCAACAACCATAGCCAGTCTGAAATTAACGGCCAATACGGCTAAGTGGGTGTTTGCTACGCCCTATGTGCTTTTCATATTGCTCTACTACAGCTTATTTGAACATACCTCGAGAATGTTCCTGACCATGAATAGCCAATACTATCTCGCCATTAATATTCCTATTATCTATTTTGGGTTTATCGGCGCTGGAATCAGTCTACTTAAAATCATACTGGCGGGACAAAGTCGTCAGTTAGCGGAAAGCATGCCGCCAAAATCCTTTATTGTGGTCATGGGGTTAGCGACCATGGCGACCTATTATTGGATCAGTTTGGGGTGGTCGATCTACGGGGTAATTCCGGCACTGGTGTTGATCTTTATCATCATGACAATGAACATTTTTATTAGTTATCACCTCAATAAAAAGACCGAATCACACAACAGAGCGACTGTTCTCAGCTTCAAGGGGTTGATGTTTAACCTCGGATACGGCTCGATCGGTATTTTATACGCTTACTACTATAAATTGGTATCTCAGAACTACACCACCCAGGAAATTGAACAGAACCTCGATTTCTTGGCTTCACTCTCTTCGTTTTTTTATTACTTCACCTTATTGTTCGTTTCAATCAGTGCGCTGTTTTATTTCAAGAACAGAAAGACGACTATTTTTTGA
- a CDS encoding VOC family protein — MIKLEHINLVVKDIPQMLKFYRAVFPHWTVRDEGQGEWYGKPRNWLHFGDEYQYIAMSDHGEGENRNLSGHQIGLAHFAYETNNIEAVIERLTQAGFPIAKDGAVEPYRKNVYFVDPAGFEIEFVEYLSDDPKKRNLSQ, encoded by the coding sequence ATGATTAAATTAGAACATATAAACTTAGTCGTTAAAGATATTCCTCAAATGCTGAAGTTCTATAGAGCGGTATTTCCTCATTGGACAGTGCGCGATGAAGGGCAAGGTGAGTGGTACGGTAAACCTCGCAATTGGCTTCACTTTGGTGATGAGTACCAGTACATAGCAATGAGCGATCATGGTGAAGGAGAAAATCGAAACTTATCAGGGCACCAAATTGGCCTTGCACACTTTGCTTATGAGACCAATAACATCGAAGCGGTAATAGAGCGTTTGACTCAAGCGGGTTTCCCAATCGCAAAAGATGGAGCTGTTGAACCTTACCGAAAAAATGTCTATTTCGTTGACCCAGCTGGTTTTGAAATTGAGTTTGTCGAGTACTTAAGTGATGATCCTAAAAAGCGAAATCTTTCACAATAA
- a CDS encoding LysR family transcriptional regulator: MDLEASLWFSTVVKMGSFSKAAFELGVPTSTVSRRIANLEGQLGVTLLVRNTRSMQLTQSGTEYLALTKQLELGYQSLKDWQDNQSQVSGTLRITAPLQFVDWPLSDWVIEFKSTYPRLNIEMVGSNENLDFYEDRIDIAFRQGPLSDSDLKQRRLFGLQYGIYASPKWVKEHGEPLDLASLQTHEVVNIGVKGKGFPWLVKQGNKQHAIFPKSGLLLESPKQAVRAAKAGLGMIYVPYFDAHSAIGNGEIVPICEALWPDGISFYLVFHESRTRSKKLSTFIEFILNKQQELLTLPGIR; encoded by the coding sequence ATGGATCTTGAAGCGAGCTTATGGTTTTCGACGGTGGTTAAAATGGGGTCTTTTTCGAAAGCTGCTTTCGAATTAGGCGTGCCGACCAGCACAGTGAGTCGACGTATCGCCAACCTGGAAGGTCAATTGGGGGTAACGTTGCTGGTTAGAAATACGCGAAGCATGCAGCTAACCCAGTCTGGGACGGAGTATTTGGCTCTAACCAAACAGCTCGAATTGGGTTACCAATCATTAAAAGATTGGCAAGACAACCAATCGCAGGTCTCAGGCACGTTGCGTATCACAGCCCCATTACAATTTGTTGATTGGCCACTCAGTGACTGGGTCATCGAATTTAAATCGACCTACCCAAGACTCAACATCGAAATGGTTGGCAGTAACGAAAACCTTGATTTCTACGAAGATAGAATTGATATCGCATTTCGTCAGGGGCCGTTATCAGACTCTGATCTGAAGCAGCGACGTTTGTTTGGGTTACAGTACGGTATCTATGCCTCTCCTAAGTGGGTGAAAGAACACGGTGAGCCCCTAGATTTAGCGTCGTTACAGACACACGAGGTGGTGAATATTGGTGTGAAGGGCAAGGGGTTTCCGTGGTTAGTTAAGCAAGGTAATAAACAGCATGCCATCTTCCCGAAATCTGGATTGTTACTAGAGTCTCCAAAGCAGGCAGTAAGAGCCGCAAAAGCGGGCTTAGGAATGATCTATGTCCCGTATTTTGATGCGCATTCCGCCATAGGCAATGGAGAAATTGTACCGATATGCGAAGCGCTCTGGCCAGATGGGATCAGCTTTTATCTTGTATTTCATGAATCGAGAACGCGATCGAAAAAGTTGTCGACGTTTATCGAGTTTATTTTAAACAAACAGCAAGAACTTCTAACACTTCCTGGCATTCGTTAA
- a CDS encoding NAD(P)H-binding protein, with translation MFKTTAVIGATGMLGLPVAKQLAHEGYTVRIISRDSSKARKMFQGPQFEFVEANLFNQESLTAALKDVEAIHINLSGNSPETYLQNHIEGTQHILDAVDTSTIQLITMISTATAYEKNSFRIDTQAKLEAENLLKNSGIPYMAYLPSWFFETLNLLVDQETVTTMCESTKPLRWISAGDYAKAVVQSYKLPELYNKRLTLLGPESLTITEAADFFAKEKKLARYHMTESEAWEYAKELGDDTLLDAVDLLSYTEKVGEEPDPITLDHPLTASTRLSDWLKAN, from the coding sequence ATGTTTAAAACAACTGCTGTAATTGGTGCTACTGGCATGCTGGGTTTACCTGTCGCAAAACAACTCGCTCATGAGGGCTATACTGTTCGCATCATTTCTAGAGATTCATCGAAAGCTCGTAAGATGTTTCAAGGGCCGCAATTTGAATTTGTCGAAGCCAACTTATTTAACCAAGAGAGCTTAACTGCCGCATTGAAGGATGTAGAAGCTATTCACATCAACCTCAGTGGGAACAGTCCTGAGACTTATCTCCAAAATCACATTGAGGGAACACAACACATTCTTGACGCTGTCGATACATCGACCATCCAACTAATCACCATGATTTCAACCGCGACGGCGTATGAAAAAAATAGCTTCAGAATCGATACACAGGCAAAACTAGAAGCAGAAAACCTGCTAAAGAACAGCGGTATACCTTACATGGCCTATTTGCCAAGTTGGTTTTTCGAGACCCTGAACTTATTGGTTGACCAAGAAACAGTAACCACGATGTGTGAGTCAACGAAACCGCTGCGATGGATCAGCGCTGGTGATTATGCCAAGGCTGTCGTGCAAAGTTATAAGCTGCCAGAGCTATACAATAAGCGACTAACTCTACTAGGACCGGAAAGCCTGACCATCACCGAAGCTGCAGATTTCTTCGCAAAAGAAAAAAAACTAGCCAGATATCACATGACAGAGAGTGAGGCTTGGGAGTACGCCAAAGAATTGGGTGATGACACGCTACTGGATGCGGTCGATTTATTGTCATACACCGAGAAAGTGGGAGAAGAGCCAGACCCTATCACTTTAGACCACCCACTTACGGCTTCAACACGTCTATCCGATTGGTTAAAGGCAAACTAA